In one window of Candidatus Scalindua sp. DNA:
- a CDS encoding menaquinone biosynthesis protein — MDKLKIGVVPYLNAKPLIYGLEEMHDEVDLVYAVPSVLPTIFEEGKLDVVLMPSVNYFCSNNAYKIIPGCSISSNGSVESVKLFIRAPKIEMIKVVALDRNSLTSCVLTKIILLKRYSIKPEYIVLEDKSKVNDEGIDAFLIIGDNAMKLSEEGFRVLDLGSEWKEMVGFPFVYAVWVTRSGSQLSGVNKLFKDAKERGLMSLDRIASVESERVHLEKERCLRYLRDSIKYQLGEQEIRGLETFYRCALELGEVCEGVKIEFNDV, encoded by the coding sequence ATGGATAAGCTTAAAATCGGTGTTGTCCCATATTTGAATGCTAAACCACTGATATATGGACTGGAGGAGATGCATGATGAAGTCGATCTGGTGTATGCTGTTCCTTCTGTCTTACCGACAATTTTTGAGGAAGGTAAGCTGGATGTGGTGCTGATGCCTTCCGTAAACTATTTCTGCAGCAACAATGCATACAAAATCATTCCTGGTTGTTCAATTTCTTCAAATGGGTCGGTAGAAAGCGTAAAATTGTTTATCAGAGCTCCGAAGATCGAAATGATCAAGGTTGTTGCGCTTGACAGGAATTCTTTAACATCCTGTGTGCTTACAAAAATAATTCTTTTAAAAAGGTATTCGATAAAACCTGAGTACATAGTGTTGGAAGATAAAAGTAAGGTGAATGATGAAGGTATTGATGCTTTTCTTATTATAGGGGACAACGCAATGAAGCTCAGTGAAGAGGGATTTCGTGTGCTGGATCTGGGGTCTGAGTGGAAAGAGATGGTTGGTTTTCCTTTTGTTTATGCAGTATGGGTTACCAGGTCTGGCTCTCAACTGTCTGGGGTAAATAAGCTTTTTAAGGATGCAAAAGAGAGAGGGCTGATGTCCTTAGACAGAATTGCATCTGTAGAATCTGAAAGAGTTCATTTAGAAAAAGAGCGCTGTTTAAGGTACCTCAGGGATTCAATAAAGTACCAGCTTGGTGAACAGGAAATAAGGGGATTGGAAACATTTTATCGTTGTGCTTTAGAATTGGGTGAAGTTTGTGAGGGTGTGAAGATTGAATTTAATGACGTCTGA
- the mqnC gene encoding dehypoxanthine futalosine cyclase encodes MTSEIDDIVCRQRRFSSEEGVRLLKSSDLIGLGAAADRFCQELHPEPYRTYIIDRNINYTNVCISGCKFCAFYKAEDSTEGYLISKSEIFKKIEETVQLGGRQILMQGGLRPDLKIGFYLDLLRSIKERFPVHIHSFSPPEIVYFSELNDIRIREILILLRDAGLDTIPGGGAEILTDRCRDQLSPNKCSADQWLQVMREAHGLGIRSTATMMFGHIETLEERVAHLERIRELQDDTGGFTAFIPWTFQPKNTAMAKFTGESRGYGAGGFDYLRTLAVSRLFLDNIPNIQASWVTQGPKIAQLALKFGANDLGSTMIEENVVKAAGVSYCMGKEELESLIRSMGFEPVQRDCYYEEIVNQEP; translated from the coding sequence ATGACGTCTGAAATTGACGATATAGTGTGTCGGCAGAGAAGATTTTCCTCTGAAGAAGGGGTAAGACTTCTAAAATCTTCTGATTTGATTGGATTGGGAGCTGCTGCAGACAGGTTTTGTCAGGAACTTCACCCGGAACCTTATAGGACATATATAATTGACCGCAACATAAACTATACCAATGTCTGTATTTCTGGCTGTAAATTTTGTGCTTTTTATAAAGCTGAGGATAGCACTGAGGGGTATCTGATATCGAAAAGTGAAATTTTTAAGAAAATAGAGGAAACTGTGCAATTAGGGGGGAGGCAAATCCTGATGCAGGGGGGGCTGCGACCTGATTTGAAAATAGGCTTCTATCTTGATCTTTTGCGGTCGATAAAAGAGCGGTTTCCCGTACACATTCACTCGTTTTCTCCTCCTGAAATAGTATACTTTTCAGAATTAAATGATATACGGATCAGGGAAATTCTGATATTATTGAGAGATGCGGGGCTTGACACAATTCCAGGAGGAGGTGCTGAAATACTGACTGATAGATGCAGAGATCAGCTAAGTCCGAACAAATGCTCTGCAGATCAGTGGCTTCAGGTAATGAGGGAGGCGCATGGCTTAGGGATAAGAAGTACGGCAACGATGATGTTCGGGCATATTGAAACCCTGGAAGAGCGGGTTGCTCATCTGGAAAGGATTCGGGAGCTTCAGGATGATACGGGAGGTTTTACAGCTTTTATCCCCTGGACATTTCAGCCGAAAAATACTGCCATGGCAAAGTTCACAGGGGAAAGCAGGGGGTACGGAGCTGGCGGATTTGATTATCTGAGAACCCTTGCAGTATCACGCCTTTTCCTGGACAACATTCCCAATATCCAGGCTTCGTGGGTAACACAGGGTCCTAAGATTGCACAACTTGCATTGAAATTTGGAGCAAATGATCTGGGGAGCACGATGATTGAGGAGAATGTCGTAAAGGCGGCTGGGGTGAGCTATTGTATGGGAAAAGAGGAATTGGAATCACTGATAAGATCTATGGGTTTTGAGCCTGTTCAACGGGACT